The following proteins are encoded in a genomic region of Bradyrhizobium sp. SK17:
- a CDS encoding helix-turn-helix domain-containing protein encodes MAKQAPAAKPGVRGSRTGRPIMALLDLLGRRWTLRILWELRDGALTSRALRTACDEASPTILQTRLTELREAGFVELAEDGYGLTALGRELIATFAPLNRFAERWSKQGGSQTSATAGA; translated from the coding sequence ATGGCGAAGCAGGCTCCAGCCGCCAAACCCGGCGTCCGCGGTTCACGAACCGGCCGCCCGATCATGGCGCTGCTCGATCTGCTGGGACGGCGCTGGACCCTGCGCATCCTCTGGGAGCTGCGCGATGGCGCGCTGACCTCCCGCGCGCTGCGCACCGCCTGCGACGAGGCCTCGCCGACGATCCTGCAGACGCGATTGACCGAGCTGCGCGAAGCAGGCTTCGTCGAACTGGCAGAAGATGGCTACGGCTTGACCGCACTCGGCCGCGAGCTAATTGCGACCTTTGCGCCGCTCAATCGCTTTGCCGAGCGCTGGAGCAAGCAGGGAGGAAGCCAGACCTCGGCAACCGCCGGTGCGTAG